The DNA window TGCCCCACGATCTTGCTGACCTGGGCCTTCGACATGCCTTCGGACCAGGAGCGGCGCAACATGTAGCTCAGCGTGCCCCGCTGGACAGGAACGAAGTGGCGCACCAGGGCCGCAGGTTCGTACACCACGCGGCCGCCGGGCGAACCGATGACCGCCCTGATGCAGATCTCCGTCTCCTCGCAGCCGAGCGGCAGGGAATTCTGGCGGCCGAGTGAGGTGTTGAATCCGCCGACGACGTCCAGGACCTCGGAGCGGAAGGACATGTTGGCGCCGATGACGTTGCGAACCTCTGCCGCGACCTTGGGCATGCCGCGGTACGAGCAGCCGACGATCCAGTCGAGCTCTTCGGCGAAGTGCGCGGGGCGTTGCGTTTCCCACATCGGCACAACGCGTCCGCCGACGGCCAGGACATCGTGGTCGTCATACAGTGCGGTCAGCCGTTCCAGCCAGTCCGGTGCGGCCTCGGCGTCGTCGTCGAGGAAGGCTACGATGCCTGCCGTGGCGGCGGCCGCTCCGGTATTGCGGGCGCCGGACAGGCCCTTGGGGCCGGTATTTTCCAGGATCACCACATCGGAAACCGTGAAGATGAGCCTCTTGTAGAGGTCCATGTTGTAGTCGACCACGACGATCGTTTGCTGGGGCGGCACCGTTTGGGCGCGGACGGATTCGACGGCGGTCATCAGCATGTCCCAGCGGTCTTCCGTGTAGGAGCAGATCACCACGGAAACGGCAGGCAGTCCCTCGGAGTGATACATGTCATTCACCCGCCATGAGTCCCAGGACCGTCTGGGGATCGGTCGGGACGTGCGGAAGGGAGATGTTGGGGTACTTGTATTTCACGCGCCGCAGGGCTTCTGCACGGGCGCCGGCCGTGGGCGCGTCCCACCCGATGCATTCGCGGGCCAGGGTCCGCAGCACCCGCCACCCGTCGCGGAACGTATGGAGGTTCGAGTTGCCGGAGATCCTTGTGAGTTCGTTGCTCGGAACCTCGGCAATCCGAAGCCCCGCCCGGGAGGCCCGGACGATCAGCTCCGTCTCGATTTCAAAGCCGTCCGATTCCAGCTCCAGGATCTCGAGGCATTCGCGGCGCATTGCAATGTAGCCATAGCACAGGTCCGAGTAGTTGCTGTGGAGCACGAGGTTGGCCAGCCCGGTCAGTGCCCTGTTGCCGGCGCTGCGCAGCAGGGTGATGTCGTCCGAGCCTCCGCCCGTGACGTAGCGCGAGCCTTTGACGAAGTCGAACTCGTGCTGGAGCGGCGAGACAAACCAGCCGATCTCCTGGGGGTCCATGCTCCCGTCAGCGTCGAGCATGACGATGATGTCACCGGAAGCGGCTGCGAATCCGGCCCGGACAGCCACGCCCTTGCCGGCGTGGGGCTCCGAAACGACGACCACGTCGAGGCGGAGGGCGCGGGCAACGTCGACGGTGCTGTCAAGGGAACGCCCGTCAACAATGACTACTTCGTCCACATATGAGGGCATGCGGCGAAGGACCCAAGGGAGGTTCATGGCTTCGTTCAGGGTGGGGATCACCACGCTGACGGAGGCCACAGGGGGCGGCACCGAATCCGGTGCGCGCAGATTAGAAACAAGTATAGGGATGGTCACTAGCCTCACCACTCATGGAGTTGTTTGCTTTTGCCACCACAGCAGCCCTCCCGGCTATCAACCCGGAGGTAGACCAAAGCGCTCGCTGCTGCGGTAGTGGCAACTTGCTTGCACTCCCCCTCGTACATGTTCGATTCAGCAACTTGTAAAAAGCTTGGGGTTCCTTGAAGGCGCCCCAGTTTTGGGGGTCGACAGAACCTTGGTGACAGGTAGTCTCTGGTGTCACACTGTCCCCATGGGTTTCTCTGAGCGCGGGAGCCGTCCCGACATTCCCCGCCGCCGCCCGGGCCTCCGGCATATGGCAGTGCTCGCCACGGTGGCGATGCTGGCCGCCTGCGGGCCTGTCGCCAAGGAAGCGCAGAGGCTGCCGCTCGGAGAGCTGCCGCCCGTGGACCCGCCCACCACGACGGCCCCTTCCTCTGCCCCTGTCTCTTATACACATCTAGATGTGTATAAGAGACAGCCTTCTGCCAACCCGCTCCGCGCCCCCCGCGGCCCCAGCGGAACCGGCCGCCAGCGCGGCGCCTCCCGCCGCCGCTCCTGCCGCCCCGCCCTGTCTCTTATACACATCTCACTGTGCCCCCGATCAATCCGCTCACGGCCAAGCTGCCGGTGGGCGACCTGCCCGGATGGAAACAGGTCTTCCGGGAGGATTTCAACGCCGGCGATGTTCCCATCGGTGCTTTTCCCGGCCCGGCGTACGAGGCCAATTGGAGCGCGGGGTACAAGGACGGGATTCCGGACACGGCCGGTCAAACGGGGAAGAACTCCCGCTATTACCCGACCAAAGTGCTCAGCGTCAAAAACGGAATGCTGGACTGGTTCCTCCATACGGAGAAGGGCATCTCCATGGGCGCCGCGCCCACGCCCAAGATTCCGAACAACAGCTCCAATCCGCACCGTGCCAACAGCCTGCTCTACGGCAGGATCTCAGTCCGGTTCAAGGGGGATGCCCTTCCGGGTTTCAAAACGGCGTGGCTGTTGTGGCCGGACAGCGGCGTGTGGCCGAGGGACGGGGAGATCGACTACCCCGAAGGTGACCTCGCCACATCTTTCTACGGAGCCGTGCACCACCGCAGCAACAACCCGCATGAGTCCGACCTGATCAGGTCCTACGCCCTGTTCACCACGTGGCACGTCGCCACCATGGAGTGGAGCCCCGGGAAGGTCGAATTCTTCCTGGACGGTGTTTCGCTGGGAGCCGGAACCAGCAAGGTTCCGAACACGCCCATGCACTACATCCTGCAGACCGAATCGTGCCTGCCGGTCTGCCCGGCGCCGACGACGACCGGGCACGTCTACCTCGACTGGATCGCCATCTGGACGAAGGGCTGACCCGTCCGGACCAGGCGGACCTACCTGCCGCTGACGGGGCTACTTCCGTTCGATGCTGAAGGCGTCGGTGAACGTGTAACCCTCTGCGGGGACAAATCTGGCCGCAAGCCGGTCTGCGGTGGCCTTCACGTCCAGGGTGCCCAGGGCAGGGTCACGGTTCCGGCCGGACCAGGCGGCGAAGTATCTGGCTTCGGAATCGTCATCACGCACGTCGTAGAGCCCCACTCCGCCTGTTCCCACGGTCGCAAAAACGGTTCCCGCGCCCTGGACCATGCTGGCGTCGGAATCGGTGATGCAGCCACTGGAGAAGGTGTCGGGCACCAGGGCGGGACACCCGACGCCGCCGCCCAGCTGGTGGCTGCGCTGGTACATGTGGTCATGACCCGTCAGCACCAGGTCCGCCCTCTTCTCCATCAGCATGTTGGTAAAGTCCTGCCCGGCCTGGCAGTCGTATTTGCCCACGCTGAGGCAGGGGGTGTGCATTCCCACCACCGTCCAGGGAATGTTCCGCGACTTCGCACCGTCGAGGGCGTCAGCGGTCCATTTCCAGCGCTCGCTGTTCCGCGAGTAATCCAAAGGGTTTCCGTCATGGAAATCGATGCCAGGAGACACCATGATGAACCGCACCAAGGGTTTTTGCTCCGGATAATCCAGGTACCACTGCGTTCCGTACTCGCCCTGGAGGCCGGGCAGCCTGTTCGGCAGGCACCTGGCGATGTTGGCGATGTCGCCGTCGTGGCCGTCGCTTTCATGGTTTCCGGTGACCACCTGATAGGGGAAATCGGTGCCCAGTTTGCCGGTGACCATGTCGCAGAATTCCTGCTCGATCCCGGCCTCGTAGGAGTAGTCCCCGAGCCCCAGGTTCAGCTGCGGCCGGAGTCCGGCGATGGTGTCCAGGACTTTCCTGGCGCCGGTGCTGACTCCCACGTCGCCCTGTGCCGTGAAGTGGGCCGTGGCTGCCGCCGGGTCGGAGGACGTGGCCGTTGCCGAGGGACTGGAGGTTGCCGGGGGACTGGACGTGCCGGGCGAAGCGGACGACACCGGCGGGCTCGACGGCGGCGGCTGAGGCGGTCCGGGTTGGCAGCCGGCCAGCAGCAGAGCCGCGGCCACAAGGGCTGCCGGAACGACGCCGGACCACCTCCGGGGTCTCGACGGTCCAGTCATGATCCCTCACATCACAGAACGGAACCTGATGCCGCGGGCCAGGCGCCGGG is part of the Arthrobacter sp. KBS0703 genome and encodes:
- a CDS encoding glycoside hydrolase family 16 protein, whose translation is MPPINPLTAKLPVGDLPGWKQVFREDFNAGDVPIGAFPGPAYEANWSAGYKDGIPDTAGQTGKNSRYYPTKVLSVKNGMLDWFLHTEKGISMGAAPTPKIPNNSSNPHRANSLLYGRISVRFKGDALPGFKTAWLLWPDSGVWPRDGEIDYPEGDLATSFYGAVHHRSNNPHESDLIRSYALFTTWHVATMEWSPGKVEFFLDGVSLGAGTSKVPNTPMHYILQTESCLPVCPAPTTTGHVYLDWIAIWTKG
- a CDS encoding glycosyltransferase family 2 protein → MASVSVVIPTLNEAMNLPWVLRRMPSYVDEVVIVDGRSLDSTVDVARALRLDVVVVSEPHAGKGVAVRAGFAAASGDIIVMLDADGSMDPQEIGWFVSPLQHEFDFVKGSRYVTGGGSDDITLLRSAGNRALTGLANLVLHSNYSDLCYGYIAMRRECLEILELESDGFEIETELIVRASRAGLRIAEVPSNELTRISGNSNLHTFRDGWRVLRTLARECIGWDAPTAGARAEALRRVKYKYPNISLPHVPTDPQTVLGLMAGE
- a CDS encoding glycosyltransferase family 2 protein, whose amino-acid sequence is MYHSEGLPAVSVVICSYTEDRWDMLMTAVESVRAQTVPPQQTIVVVDYNMDLYKRLIFTVSDVVILENTGPKGLSGARNTGAAAATAGIVAFLDDDAEAAPDWLERLTALYDDHDVLAVGGRVVPMWETQRPAHFAEELDWIVGCSYRGMPKVAAEVRNVIGANMSFRSEVLDVVGGFNTSLGRQNSLPLGCEETEICIRAVIGSPGGRVVYEPAALVRHFVPVQRGTLSYMLRRSWSEGMSKAQVSKIVGHKRALGAERRYVRRMLPRAVASGILDQLRGKDPAGFSRALTVIAVLAVTTFGYLRGRSLPTEPASPAAGPHAPHASWREIN
- a CDS encoding metallophosphoesterase, producing the protein MGVSTGARKVLDTIAGLRPQLNLGLGDYSYEAGIEQEFCDMVTGKLGTDFPYQVVTGNHESDGHDGDIANIARCLPNRLPGLQGEYGTQWYLDYPEQKPLVRFIMVSPGIDFHDGNPLDYSRNSERWKWTADALDGAKSRNIPWTVVGMHTPCLSVGKYDCQAGQDFTNMLMEKRADLVLTGHDHMYQRSHQLGGGVGCPALVPDTFSSGCITDSDASMVQGAGTVFATVGTGGVGLYDVRDDDSEARYFAAWSGRNRDPALGTLDVKATADRLAARFVPAEGYTFTDAFSIERK